In the genome of Ignavibacteriales bacterium, one region contains:
- a CDS encoding major capsid protein, with translation MSTLLKKRIVDPVLTNIARGFTNASHVAVKLFPIVTVSKEGGKIPQFTKEAFKIYNSERAIRAKSNRINPENRTEIDFVLTEHDLEYPIDYREQEEDVFPSRLHATTVVTDGISLRLEKLAADIAQNLATYPTGNKVTLAAGDKFTNTSSNPFVIFDAAKEAVRGKIAQRPNVCVLGPSAFNALKNHPAVLERIKYTQQAIITAELLRALLDFDELYVGDAVYSTDAGVFTDIWSDNAIVAYVPKANTDVPRSYYEPAFGYTLRKRNNPMIDSYTEGGKVEIIRNTDIFIPKVVGSDAGYLINDTNA, from the coding sequence ATGTCTACTTTACTAAAGAAACGAATTGTTGACCCAGTTCTTACGAACATTGCCAGAGGCTTCACAAATGCTTCACACGTGGCAGTGAAACTCTTTCCAATTGTTACAGTTAGCAAAGAAGGAGGTAAGATACCTCAGTTCACAAAAGAGGCTTTCAAGATATATAATTCTGAAAGAGCCATACGAGCAAAGTCGAACAGGATAAATCCTGAGAACCGGACAGAGATTGATTTCGTCCTTACCGAACACGACCTCGAATATCCCATAGATTACAGGGAGCAGGAAGAAGATGTGTTCCCCTCAAGACTTCACGCTACTACTGTTGTCACTGATGGAATATCTTTAAGACTCGAAAAACTTGCCGCAGATATTGCACAGAACCTTGCCACATATCCCACGGGGAACAAGGTTACACTTGCTGCGGGTGATAAATTTACTAACACGTCCTCAAACCCATTTGTCATTTTTGATGCTGCTAAAGAAGCAGTAAGAGGTAAGATTGCTCAAAGACCTAATGTTTGTGTTCTTGGTCCTTCGGCTTTTAACGCTCTTAAAAATCATCCTGCGGTTCTTGAAAGAATCAAATACACTCAGCAGGCAATCATCACAGCAGAACTGTTAAGAGCATTGCTTGATTTTGATGAGTTGTATGTTGGTGATGCAGTCTATTCAACTGATGCTGGTGTATTCACTGACATCTGGTCTGATAATGCGATTGTTGCTTACGTTCCCAAAGCTAACACAGATGTTCCCCGCTCATATTACGAACCAGCTTTCGGATATACGCTCAGGAAAAGAAATAACCCGATGATTGACTCATATACTGAAGGTGGAAAAGTTGAGATCATCCGTAACACAGATATTTTCATTCCTAAAGTAGTCGGCTCTGATGCAGGTTACTTGATAAACGATACAAATGCTTAA
- a CDS encoding DUF2190 family protein: MLTEQPILIASIQAAANLAKNLFIGFDGDICGNGVKALGVCNAETDELEQAPVMSKGIALVTTGDTVTVGDKVQSNAEGKAVTFASGEANGFAMDTSSGADELIRILLV, translated from the coding sequence ATGTTAACCGAACAACCAATTTTAATTGCTTCAATACAAGCAGCAGCTAACCTTGCTAAAAATCTTTTCATAGGTTTTGACGGGGATATTTGCGGCAATGGTGTTAAAGCCTTAGGAGTCTGTAACGCTGAAACAGATGAATTAGAACAAGCTCCGGTTATGTCAAAAGGTATTGCACTCGTAACTACAGGTGATACAGTCACAGTTGGTGATAAAGTTCAATCCAATGCAGAAGGTAAAGCAGTTACGTTCGCATCTGGTGAAGCAAATGGTTTTGCAATGGACACCTCATCCGGTGCTGATGAACTAATCCGTATTCTTTTAGTCTGA